The bacterium genome includes the window GGCTTCGCCTATCTGGTCCGCCAGAACTACAGCGGTTTCCGCATCGTGTCCCTGGCCAATCCCGAGGCGCCGGTCGACATCGGCGGGGTGACCACCGGTGATCTGCACGACATGACCGCCTTCAACGACACCGTCTACGCCGCCGAAGGCGGCAACAGCTCCTTCTCCATCTGGGATTGCACCAACAAGGCCGCGCCGGTGATGCTGGCGCGTGTCACCATCCCCGGCAACGGGTACGTGCACAATCTCTGGCCGACCGCCGACCGGCGCTACCTGGCCTCCACCGAGGAATTGCCCGACTTCCGCACGATGAAGATCTGGAACATGGAGAACATGGCCGGCATCTTCATGGTCGGCGAGTACCTCGGCCCCGGCGGCATTCCGCACAACGCCCATATCGAAGGCAATTACCTCTACCTGTCGCACTACTCGTCGGGCGTGAGCGTGCTGGACATTTCGATTCCCGAATGTCCGCGCGAGGTGGCGCTCTTCGACACCTACGAGCCCAACAACTCGCCGATCTTCGACGGCTGCTGGGGGGTCTATCCCCACACCGCCGGGCGGCAGACGGTCTACGCCTCCAACATCGACGGCCGCTTCTTCATCTTCCATACCAATGTCGTCAACACCGACTTCACCGCGACGCCGACGCTGGGCAGCGCGCCGCTGTTGGTGGCCTTTACCGATGCCTCGCCGCTGGCCACCGCCTGGAAGTGGTACTTCGGCGACGGCGACTCCGCAACGGCGCAGAACCCGTCGCATCTCTACCCCGCCGGAATCTACAATGTGCAACTGACCATCGACGCCCCCGCTGGCGAGGGATCGCGCACCCGGTACAACTACATCACCGCGCTGGCCGAGACCCTGGTGGTCCCCGACACCACCGCCATCCCGGTCTCCAGCGTCATCTGGGAGATCCGCTACAACAACCACGTGCCGCTGACCGAGATCAAGATCCCGGTGCAGTTGTCGAATGTGCCCTCTCTGGCCACCTTCGACTCGGTGAGCACCATTGGCTGCCGCACCGATTACTTCGAACAGAAGCTGGTCGTCTATGATGCCCGCGGGATCGGCCAAGTGGCGATCAAACTGAAAGCCAACAACGGCCA containing:
- a CDS encoding choice-of-anchor B family protein; amino-acid sequence: MNRVTALLCALGFYLTVTLITPSAAAVDCDTLPPLPPIQFDSLATFQFSGGANCWGWIAPDGEEYAIMGTGNGIDIVHVGTMTHVAHAPMQSCGWRELKTYRNYCYVVSECTGTPNAGMMIVDLKYLPDSVHVVGAYVSGSNIRSHCISIDTARGFAYLVRQNYSGFRIVSLANPEAPVDIGGVTTGDLHDMTAFNDTVYAAEGGNSSFSIWDCTNKAAPVMLARVTIPGNGYVHNLWPTADRRYLASTEELPDFRTMKIWNMENMAGIFMVGEYLGPGGIPHNAHIEGNYLYLSHYSSGVSVLDISIPECPREVALFDTYEPNNSPIFDGCWGVYPHTAGRQTVYASNIDGRFFIFHTNVVNTDFTATPTLGSAPLLVAFTDASPLATAWKWYFGDGDSATAQNPSHLYPAGIYNVQLTIDAPAGEGSRTRYNYITALAETLVVPDTTAIPVSSVIWEIRYNNHVPLTEIKIPVQLSNVPSLATFDSVSTIGCRTDYFEQKLVVYDARGIGQVAIKLKANNGQGSPPLPPGSGPILKVHFTVKNTAMPGNTIVMTNPPMGFSQHSLRAFTTTTDFVPELAGRTTTIVGACDCFCHADPVCDGQPDVLDIVETVNTAFRGMEPDVDPTCPHVGRPDVDCSGSIGVVDVVLMVNVVFRGADPNTTFCDPCNP